A portion of the Phocoena sinus isolate mPhoSin1 chromosome 9, mPhoSin1.pri, whole genome shotgun sequence genome contains these proteins:
- the LOC116759698 gene encoding LOW QUALITY PROTEIN: putative Polycomb group protein ASXL2 (The sequence of the model RefSeq protein was modified relative to this genomic sequence to represent the inferred CDS: deleted 1 base in 1 codon) codes for MREKGRRKKGRTWAEAAKTVLEKYPNTPVSHKVILQVIQREGLKEIRHISKSYQSGTSPLACLNAKLHTNSRGEECIFSKVPGTMGVYTLKEDAPDGVKKLSEGSEESSDGQSDSQSSENSSSSSDGGSNKEGKKSRWKREVSSRLSQPSSPQSGCPSPTIPAGKVISPSQEHSKKALKQALKQQQQRKQRQQPCRPSTSISSNQNRSLKTVKAASDSVPAKPAIWEGKQSDGQSSSPQNSNSSFSPSVKVENPLLGLGKKSFQRSDRLHTRQMKRTKGAEIDVETPDSILVNTNLRALIHKHTFSVLPGDCQQRLLLLLPEVDRQVGPDGLMKLNGSAHNNEFFTSAAQGWKERLSEGEFTPEMQVRIRQEMEKEKKVEPWKEQFFESYYGQSSGLSLEDSKQLTASPNDPKVKKTPAEQPKSMLPSEASPVSIVSVIPQLLSKEEVLQLPSPVRKEEHESQDEMQPKSKSPEPLLSSAPNTDEPSSVPPIECPKDEALLEQKPVASAEQKSEKENHLTTTSSYSRNESQEALVTSLSKPKSPGVETTVVKPIVEAGLQETTMKEPTSTLADHSPESLKRKPSVTQEEAPTSWEKRPHVTENGQHQQPFQISPQPFLSRGDRFQVQKVPPLKSVNCFQENNNKLSLKRMAGSGISSRDFQIAFAKKQVFSRETELVGIRLRKSWCLTNWKSLGQSGRLQTLGQELILQS; via the exons ATGAGGGAAAAGGGCCGTAGGAAGAAGGGCAGGACCTGGGCGGAGGCCGCCAAGACGGTCTTAGAAAAATATCCCAATACACCCGTGAGTCATAAAGTAATTCTTCAAGTTATCCAGAGAGAAGGGCTAAAAGAAATCAGACACATATCAAAATCCTATCA AAGTGGAACTTCCCCTCTTGCATGCCTGAATGCAAAGCTGCACACAAACTCCCGAGGTGAAGAGTGCATCTTCTCTAAGGTTCCAGGTACAATGGGAGTGTATACTTTGAAGGAAGATGCGCCGGATGGGGTGAAAAAGCTATCAGAAGGTTCAGAAGAAAGCAGTGACGGTCAGTCAGATTCCCAGAGTTCTgagaacagcagcagcagcagtgatgGTGGCAGCaacaaggagggaaaaaagagcaGGTGGAAAAGGGAAGTATCGTCTAGACTGTCACAGCCATCCTCTCCTCAGTCAGGCTGCCCATCACCCACCATTCCAGCAGGTAAAGTCATTTCTCCGTCACAGGAGCACAGCAAGAAGGCACTAAAGCAGGCTCTAAAACAGCAACAGCAGAGGAAACAGCGGCAGCAGCCATGCAGGCCAAGCACGTCCATCTCCTCCAACCAGAACCGCTCTCTGAAGACTGTCAAAGCAGCCAGTGACTCTGTACCTGCCAAACCTGCGATATGGGAAGGAAAGCAGTCTGACGGACAGTCAAGCAGCCCTCAGAACTCCAACTCtagcttttctccttcagttaaAGTGGAAAATCCTTTGCTAGGCCTGGGAAAGAAGTCATTCCAGAGGTCTGACAGGCTTCACACAAGGCAA ATGAAGAGGACTAAAGGTGCTGAAATTGATGTTGAGACACCAGACTCCATTCTAGTTAATACAAACCTACGAGCACTAATCCACAAACACACCTTTTCAGTCCTTCCTGGAGATTGCCAACAGCGACTGCTTCTACTACTTCCAGAGGTGGATCGACAGGTTGGTCCAGATGGTCTGATGAAATTAAATGGCTCAGCCCATAATAATGAGTTCTTCACTTCAGCAGCCCAAGGCTGGAAGGAAAGACTTTCAGAAGGTGAGTTTACACCTGAGATGCAGGTGAGAATTCGacaagagatggagaaggagaaaaaagtagaGCCTTGGAAAGAACAATTCTTTGAAAGCTACTATGGTCAGAGTTCTGGCCTGAGCCTTGAAGATTCAAAGCAATTGACAGCTTCACCCAACGATCCCAAAGTAAAGAAAACCCCAGCTGAGCAACCAAAATCCATGCTTCCTTCAGAGGCCTCTCCTGTCAGTATAGTCTCAGTAATTCCCCAGTTACTGTCTAAAGAAGAAGTACTACAGCTGCCATCACCAGTCAGAAAAGAAGAGCATGAAAGCCAAGATGAGATGCAGCCAAAGTCCAAATCCCCAGAGCCCCTACTTTCCTCAGCTCCCAATACAGATGAGCCTAGCAGCGTTCCTCCCATCGAGTGCCCAAAGGATGAGGCTCTCTTGGAGCAAAAGCCAGTGGCCTCTGCTGAACAGAAGTCTGAGAAAGAGAATCATCTCACTACAACTTCAAGTTATAGCAGAAATGAAAGCCAAGAAGCTTTAGTTACATCCCTGAGCAAACCCAAGAGCCCTGGGGTAGAAACAACAGTAGTGAAGCCCATAGTAGAAGCAGGACTACAGGAGACCACTATGAAAGAGCCTACATCAACTCTGGCTGATCACAGCCCAGAAAGCCTCAAGAGGAAACCTTCTGTCACCCAAGAAGAGGCCCCTACAAGCTGGGAGAAAAGACCACATGTCACTGAGAATGGCCAGCACCAGCAGCCATTTCAAATCTCCCCACAGCCCTTTCTCAGTAGAGGGGACAGGTTCCAGGTGCAGAAAGTACCACCTCTCAAG TCTGTTAATTGTTTCCAAGAGAATAATAACAAGCTGTCCTTGAAAAGAATGGCTGGCAGTGGAATTAGTTCTAGAGACTTTCAGATAGCATTTGCCAAGAAGCAAG tgttctccagagaaacggaACTGGTAGGAATTCGCTTACGAAAATCTTGGTGCCTCACAAATTGGAAGTCCTTAGGGCAGTCGGGCAGGCTTCAAACTCTGGGACAGGAGCTGATTCTTCAGTCTTGA